A DNA window from Pedobacter africanus contains the following coding sequences:
- a CDS encoding UbiA prenyltransferase family protein, which produces MSSATTTHKKTATLKDYIAIARPDNWVKNIFMVPGMLFALSIFHTPFSNELLLKILYGIVSICLVASANYVINEYLDAGYDKYHPLKNKRSSVVSEVNPVIVYLEYALLGATGLLIAYLVSLKFLSMALLLLIMGIIYNVRPLRSKDRVFLDVLSESVNNPIRFAAGWFIFTPALGIPSSKWDLDWINTFPPVSIIIAYWMGGAFLMATKRFAEYRLIGDPEIAGQYRRSFKFYTENSLLVSMFFYAITCAFFMGIFLIKDRIELLLSFPFFALLFSWYLRIGLLKDSPVQGSEKLYTRKWFMLYLILFTIMLCVLMFVDIPWLYWFLKNANNY; this is translated from the coding sequence ATGTCATCAGCAACAACTACACATAAAAAAACTGCTACTTTAAAAGACTACATTGCCATAGCCAGGCCCGACAATTGGGTTAAAAACATCTTTATGGTACCGGGCATGTTATTTGCCCTGTCCATATTTCATACACCATTTAGCAATGAGCTGCTGCTAAAAATTTTGTATGGTATAGTCAGCATCTGCCTTGTCGCATCAGCAAATTATGTCATCAATGAATATCTCGATGCCGGCTATGACAAATACCATCCGCTTAAAAACAAAAGGTCGTCTGTAGTATCAGAGGTTAACCCGGTAATTGTATACCTGGAGTATGCCTTACTGGGGGCAACGGGACTGCTTATTGCTTACCTGGTTTCTTTGAAGTTTTTATCTATGGCCCTGCTATTGCTCATTATGGGCATAATTTATAATGTAAGGCCATTAAGAAGTAAAGACCGCGTTTTCCTGGATGTATTGAGCGAGTCTGTTAACAACCCAATACGTTTTGCCGCAGGCTGGTTCATATTTACCCCGGCCCTTGGAATTCCGAGCAGCAAATGGGACCTGGACTGGATCAATACCTTCCCACCTGTTAGCATCATCATTGCTTATTGGATGGGCGGGGCTTTTTTAATGGCTACCAAGCGTTTTGCAGAATACAGGCTAATTGGCGATCCTGAAATTGCAGGCCAGTACCGCAGGTCTTTTAAATTTTATACAGAAAACAGCCTGCTGGTTTCTATGTTCTTCTATGCCATCACCTGCGCTTTTTTTATGGGCATTTTCCTGATTAAAGACAGGATTGAGCTTCTGCTCAGCTTTCCATTTTTTGCATTGCTGTTTTCATGGTACCTTCGTATCGGTTTGCTTAAAGACTCACCTGTACAGGGATCAGAGAAACTCTATACCAGGAAATGGTTTATGCTGTATCTCATACTGTTTACCATTATGCTTTGTGTGCTCATGTTTGTAGATATTCCGTGGCTGTACTGGTTTCTTAAAAATGCCAACAATTATTAA
- a CDS encoding HAD family hydrolase: MENLLFNQLKLVIFDVDGTLYHQKPLRKRMLFAILGYYILRPWRFREILFLYHFRKEREKKAGFAASDLEAKQYNWCSAKTRFSVKEMKKITNKWMFEHPNKYLKHYMYPGVGIFFNELQKQGISTAIYSDYPAAQKLKAMGLKADLVVNSTDPAINALKPAPNGILYILEQLGIQNKETCLFIGDRDELDGACARNAGVNFLLLDKTAAKTNFYPLLSNKIRSR, encoded by the coding sequence TTGGAAAACCTGCTATTTAATCAGCTAAAATTAGTCATTTTTGATGTAGACGGTACACTTTATCATCAGAAACCGCTGAGAAAAAGAATGCTTTTTGCAATTCTAGGGTATTATATATTAAGGCCATGGCGTTTCAGGGAAATCCTGTTTCTTTACCATTTCAGAAAAGAAAGAGAAAAAAAAGCGGGCTTTGCGGCAAGCGATCTGGAAGCGAAACAATACAACTGGTGTAGTGCCAAAACACGGTTTTCAGTTAAAGAAATGAAAAAAATAACCAACAAATGGATGTTTGAACATCCCAATAAGTACTTAAAACACTACATGTACCCTGGTGTAGGTATTTTTTTTAATGAGCTGCAAAAACAAGGCATATCAACAGCCATATATTCCGATTACCCGGCTGCTCAAAAATTGAAAGCGATGGGCCTTAAAGCCGACCTGGTTGTGAATTCAACAGATCCTGCCATCAACGCACTGAAGCCGGCCCCAAATGGAATTTTATATATTCTTGAACAACTTGGTATACAAAATAAAGAAACCTGCCTTTTCATCGGAGACCGCGACGAGCTTGATGGTGCATGCGCCAGAAACGCAGGGGTTAATTTTTTACTATTGGATAAAACCGCTGCCAAAACAAATTTTTATCCATTGCTTTCCAACAAAATCAGATCAAGGTAA
- a CDS encoding glycosyltransferase family 39 protein, with product MNLISTKIFTDPINWKRLTTFFLITGCAIRLFHFFSDRSLWLDEVYLVSGLVHLDFKGLINGPLDYQQKAPVFFLILVKIVISLFGNKEIWLRLVPLISGLATLFLFVLVCRYFLNKPGSLVAIAVVCLSPAFIYHSVEIKQYATELFGSVLSLYLFVRYKDSLSVTRLLIWGFAAGLILWLSYSAVFILAGIAVALSIDSLLKKEWQAFFYRLIPFTIWLASFAVNYLLFTHKHADEDWVVYWFRFYQNFMPMPPQSFSDLKWFAVTFYRMLDYPLGLLWNWNVVLKMSIVPIALILLGSYKFIKSEMLNVLVLFCPLLFTLLASGLELYPLTERFWLFIAPVFLLIIGKGFDVVWTRIQYGFWKWIFFIVVVTGPASQAIASVLQPQNFYMHKKSYQKETLNYIDQHYQEGDAVYVYWNILPQFRLYKELHRYRFKAVEGRDFRSSSVDISSYKKHLVTDIARLRGKKRVWLILSHKFLADIGDRINEPSWYYKKEGNPTNIVVEEFLKLGRLNEKMVTTDVTVFLFTMK from the coding sequence ATGAATCTGATAAGTACAAAAATATTTACTGATCCGATCAATTGGAAAAGACTGACTACTTTTTTTTTAATTACAGGCTGCGCTATCAGGCTGTTTCATTTTTTTTCAGACCGTTCTTTATGGCTGGACGAAGTTTACCTGGTTTCGGGTTTGGTTCATCTTGATTTTAAGGGACTGATTAACGGGCCATTGGATTACCAGCAGAAGGCACCTGTGTTTTTTTTGATTTTAGTTAAAATCGTTATTAGTTTGTTTGGAAACAAGGAAATATGGCTTCGCCTGGTTCCCCTGATATCGGGGCTTGCAACATTGTTTCTGTTTGTGCTGGTGTGCAGATATTTCTTAAACAAACCAGGTTCTCTTGTGGCCATAGCGGTTGTCTGTCTTTCACCTGCCTTTATTTACCATAGTGTAGAAATTAAGCAATATGCAACAGAGTTGTTTGGTTCAGTACTTTCTTTGTATTTATTTGTCAGGTATAAAGATAGCCTGTCTGTCACACGCCTATTGATCTGGGGATTTGCTGCCGGCCTGATTTTGTGGTTATCCTATTCCGCTGTTTTTATTCTTGCCGGTATAGCTGTTGCATTGAGTATAGACAGTCTGTTAAAAAAAGAATGGCAGGCTTTTTTTTATCGCCTAATTCCTTTTACCATTTGGCTGGCCAGTTTTGCAGTCAACTATCTGTTATTTACGCATAAACATGCCGATGAAGACTGGGTTGTTTACTGGTTCAGGTTCTATCAGAATTTTATGCCTATGCCGCCCCAATCGTTTTCAGATTTGAAATGGTTTGCTGTAACATTTTACAGAATGTTGGACTATCCGCTGGGGCTATTGTGGAATTGGAATGTTGTGCTTAAAATGTCGATTGTTCCGATTGCGCTGATTTTATTAGGAAGTTATAAGTTCATTAAATCTGAAATGCTGAACGTACTGGTGCTTTTTTGCCCATTATTATTTACCCTGCTGGCTTCCGGGTTAGAACTTTACCCGCTTACAGAAAGGTTTTGGTTATTTATAGCCCCTGTTTTTTTATTGATTATCGGTAAAGGGTTTGATGTGGTATGGACCAGAATTCAGTATGGTTTCTGGAAATGGATTTTCTTTATTGTAGTGGTTACAGGCCCGGCCAGCCAGGCAATAGCTTCGGTTTTACAGCCCCAAAATTTTTACATGCATAAAAAATCCTATCAGAAGGAGACTTTAAATTATATTGATCAGCATTACCAGGAGGGAGATGCGGTGTATGTTTACTGGAATATTTTACCCCAGTTCAGGCTGTATAAAGAACTGCACCGATATCGGTTTAAAGCTGTAGAAGGACGGGACTTTAGAAGTTCCTCTGTTGATATAAGCTCCTATAAAAAACATCTGGTAACAGATATTGCCCGGCTGAGGGGTAAAAAGCGGGTTTGGTTGATTTTGAGCCATAAGTTTCTGGCCGATATTGGGGACCGTATTAATGAACCGAGCTGGTATTACAAAAAAGAAGGAAACCCAACCAACATTGTTGTTGAAGAATTCCTTAAATTAGGCCGGCTTAATGAAAAGATGGTAACCACAGATGTTACTGTGTTTTTGTTTACCATGAAATAG
- a CDS encoding UbiA family prenyltransferase, whose product MNLLSIIRSQEWWAHKLPPLLAIGYATALMSKIHLYQTAIWLIFLLFSLVVGAIYVSVINDITDLDEDLASGKSNRIQRISPEWRWLIPVLCLVIGIGCTFLMYPDRLSCLLYLLSWIVFSLYSIKPFRLKNRGIWGVLADACGSHVFPGLLMVSTISYITGQQLNLVWFIAVGTWSFSYGLRGILWHQFADRDNDIKVKLNTYASKVRPDSFYHKAKWLFAIELMALCVMLYQLANIGPLLAMAAYISLVCIRYLVYKNQIILVMKKDDRPFQILMADYYQLFWPLSLLLAASFTDHLNITVLIVHILLFPYVLWLAIYDYMYAILTLIRKK is encoded by the coding sequence ATGAATCTATTAAGTATTATCAGGTCACAGGAATGGTGGGCACATAAACTGCCCCCTTTGCTTGCCATTGGCTATGCTACGGCTTTAATGTCCAAAATCCATTTATACCAAACAGCTATATGGCTTATATTTCTGCTGTTTTCTTTGGTGGTTGGGGCTATTTATGTCAGTGTCATTAACGACATTACAGATTTAGATGAGGATCTTGCCAGCGGAAAATCAAACAGGATTCAGCGCATAAGTCCTGAATGGAGATGGCTAATCCCGGTGCTTTGCCTCGTTATAGGTATAGGCTGTACATTTCTGATGTATCCGGATCGCTTATCCTGTCTCCTTTATCTGCTTTCCTGGATCGTTTTTAGCCTTTACTCCATTAAACCTTTTCGTTTAAAAAACCGGGGAATATGGGGAGTCCTGGCCGATGCCTGCGGCTCACACGTTTTTCCAGGTTTATTGATGGTATCGACCATAAGTTATATTACCGGCCAGCAACTAAACCTGGTGTGGTTTATTGCAGTGGGTACCTGGTCCTTTTCCTACGGTCTAAGGGGAATTTTGTGGCATCAGTTTGCAGACAGGGACAACGATATTAAAGTAAAACTCAATACATATGCCAGTAAGGTCCGGCCCGATTCTTTTTACCATAAGGCCAAATGGCTGTTTGCTATTGAGCTAATGGCCTTATGTGTAATGTTGTATCAACTGGCTAACATAGGGCCATTGTTAGCAATGGCAGCATACATTTCACTGGTATGTATCCGTTACCTGGTTTATAAAAACCAGATCATACTGGTCATGAAAAAAGATGACCGCCCATTTCAGATTTTAATGGCCGATTATTACCAGTTATTTTGGCCGCTTTCGCTTTTATTAGCGGCCTCCTTTACAGATCATCTGAACATAACAGTACTTATCGTACATATTTTATTATTTCCTTATGTTTTATGGCTGGCCATTTACGACTATATGTATGCTATCCTTACTTTAATCCGAAAAAAATGA
- a CDS encoding glycosyltransferase family 4 protein yields the protein MQKIAIISTCTEDWGGSEELWGRSIPPLQAAGFNVSVLKYYINRNHPEFVKLAERQVKLIEIFPAHDMLKRIGKKLVKTYHETMVAITKSPPRPEDFTSFIRIIRKESPSLVIISQGINFDGLKLAYQCLLLKIPYVVIAQKAVDFYWPHKNDRDFMLKALLGARNTFFVSKHNLRLTEEQFGKRLPNGKVIFNPVKLSGNIVPFPNTSGQYKLACLGRLFLLDKGQDMLIRILASEKWKARPLTVSFIGKGDDEAALKDMAALLGVKNVDFRGHIHDIEHMWGEYHALILPSRSEGLPLSMVEAMSAGRPVIISNAGGNAELVEEGVTGFIGYPDEASFEAAMERAWERREEWEQIGKKAAAFVRANVPKCPENDFAQIILNLVNK from the coding sequence ATGCAAAAAATAGCTATTATCAGTACATGCACAGAAGATTGGGGAGGTAGTGAGGAACTATGGGGCCGAAGCATCCCCCCATTGCAAGCTGCTGGCTTTAATGTTTCAGTATTAAAATACTACATCAACAGGAACCACCCTGAATTTGTAAAACTTGCAGAAAGACAGGTAAAACTGATAGAGATTTTTCCGGCCCATGATATGCTGAAGAGAATAGGAAAAAAGCTGGTAAAAACCTATCATGAAACAATGGTGGCCATCACAAAAAGCCCCCCAAGGCCCGAAGATTTTACCAGCTTTATCCGGATTATCCGTAAGGAGTCGCCTTCATTGGTCATTATTTCACAAGGCATTAATTTCGACGGTTTAAAGCTGGCCTATCAATGTCTGCTATTAAAAATCCCCTATGTAGTAATTGCCCAAAAAGCGGTCGACTTTTATTGGCCGCATAAAAATGACCGCGATTTTATGTTAAAGGCTTTGCTAGGTGCAAGAAATACCTTTTTTGTCTCTAAGCATAACCTACGTTTAACAGAAGAACAGTTTGGAAAAAGGCTTCCCAATGGTAAAGTTATTTTCAATCCTGTAAAACTTTCCGGAAATATCGTTCCTTTTCCCAACACTTCAGGTCAGTACAAACTGGCTTGTCTTGGCCGCCTGTTTTTACTGGATAAAGGACAGGATATGCTGATCCGCATCCTTGCTTCCGAAAAATGGAAGGCGCGCCCCCTTACCGTGTCATTTATTGGCAAGGGGGATGACGAAGCGGCCCTGAAAGACATGGCAGCCCTGCTTGGTGTAAAAAATGTAGATTTCAGGGGGCATATACATGATATAGAACATATGTGGGGAGAATATCATGCACTGATCCTCCCATCAAGAAGTGAAGGCTTGCCCTTATCAATGGTAGAAGCAATGTCGGCAGGAAGACCGGTAATCATATCCAATGCCGGGGGCAACGCCGAACTGGTGGAAGAAGGTGTTACAGGTTTTATTGGATATCCCGATGAAGCCTCATTTGAGGCAGCTATGGAACGGGCTTGGGAAAGACGTGAAGAATGGGAACAAATCGGAAAAAAGGCTGCAGCATTTGTCCGCGCAAATGTTCCAAAATGCCCGGAAAATGATTTCGCACAAATAATTTTAAACCTGGTTAACAAATAA
- a CDS encoding ABC transporter ATP-binding protein yields the protein MIKSFASKVQKLSTNLNIIRILKLIGTASKKWMLISILFILIESALFYASIYLIKLLVDTLSKHGANNLKDEPMVVNLLLLAALSAILYVSVKAISAYIIEKQAAKVAEYVDDKIHRSAIALDLSFYESPEYFDILKRARDMGSDRPNLIVATMVDIAKNSVMLILIGSMLVSIDWRLFPILALFVIPTLWVRINFADIQNVLRLSQTALERKSGYMSSLITSDIHAKEIRGFGLGHYIRKKYVAIRLELLEGRLKISRQRTFKEIMTSSIATLGFFSCIAYIAIGSIRGTTSVGDIALFFIAFPQSFTILQNLSSGISTLYQNNIFVKSLFELFDLKSNLPEPAQPLPLPTAQQVDLELKQVNFIYPHATKPTLSNISLKLPAGKIVAIVGSNGAGKSTLMKLLCRLYDPTSGEITLDDKNIRNFSSTDYHKQICAVFQDFGKYNLSVADNIRFGDIHSLSRKPEEIVEAARNSGTDMFVDKFPEGYDTVMGRIFEDGHEVSIGQWQKLAIARAFYSNSRFIILDEATSALDARSEQELFDSLRERIGNRAALIISHRQSAVKHADYIYMLTEGCISESGTHEELLALKGTYYQLFNSKAGTT from the coding sequence ATGATAAAATCCTTTGCCAGTAAAGTTCAGAAATTAAGCACTAACTTAAACATCATCCGAATACTTAAATTAATTGGAACTGCATCTAAAAAATGGATGTTGATTTCTATTTTGTTTATCCTGATTGAAAGTGCTTTGTTTTACGCTTCTATTTACCTGATAAAGTTGCTGGTAGACACACTTTCAAAACATGGTGCCAACAACCTGAAGGATGAACCTATGGTAGTAAATCTTTTGCTACTTGCCGCACTGTCAGCTATTTTGTATGTTTCTGTAAAAGCGATATCTGCCTATATTATCGAAAAACAAGCAGCAAAGGTGGCCGAATATGTTGACGATAAGATTCACCGGAGCGCTATTGCCCTGGACCTTTCTTTTTATGAAAGCCCTGAGTATTTCGATATCCTAAAAAGGGCAAGGGATATGGGAAGCGACCGTCCCAATCTTATAGTGGCTACAATGGTAGATATTGCAAAAAATTCCGTAATGCTGATCCTTATCGGTTCAATGCTGGTTTCGATTGACTGGAGACTATTTCCAATCCTGGCCCTGTTTGTTATACCTACACTATGGGTACGAATCAATTTTGCAGATATTCAAAATGTACTCAGGCTTTCACAAACCGCGCTGGAAAGGAAATCAGGCTATATGAGTTCATTGATCACTTCTGATATACATGCAAAAGAAATACGTGGGTTCGGATTGGGGCATTACATCAGAAAAAAATACGTTGCCATCCGTCTGGAATTGCTGGAGGGCCGGCTTAAGATCAGCAGACAACGAACATTTAAGGAGATCATGACCTCGTCGATAGCTACACTTGGCTTTTTTTCCTGCATTGCCTACATCGCAATAGGCAGCATTCGCGGAACAACAAGCGTAGGTGATATTGCTTTGTTTTTTATCGCATTTCCCCAATCCTTTACCATTTTACAAAATCTGTCATCAGGTATCTCTACGCTTTATCAAAATAATATTTTTGTCAAGAGTTTATTTGAATTATTTGACCTGAAAAGCAATTTACCCGAACCTGCGCAACCTTTGCCCCTTCCTACCGCCCAGCAGGTAGATCTGGAACTAAAGCAGGTAAATTTCATTTATCCACATGCCACAAAACCTACCCTTAGCAATATTAGTTTAAAACTGCCTGCAGGAAAAATTGTTGCAATAGTAGGCAGCAACGGAGCTGGTAAATCAACCTTAATGAAATTGCTCTGCAGACTTTACGACCCAACTTCAGGAGAAATTACCTTGGATGACAAGAACATCAGAAATTTCAGCAGTACAGATTATCATAAGCAGATCTGTGCTGTTTTTCAGGATTTTGGAAAATACAACCTCAGTGTTGCAGACAACATCAGGTTTGGTGACATCCATAGTTTATCAAGAAAACCGGAGGAAATTGTAGAGGCGGCCAGAAACTCAGGTACCGATATGTTTGTTGATAAATTCCCGGAGGGCTACGATACGGTTATGGGCCGCATTTTTGAAGATGGGCATGAAGTGAGCATAGGCCAATGGCAGAAATTAGCTATAGCCAGGGCATTTTACAGCAATTCCCGCTTTATTATATTAGACGAAGCTACAAGTGCCCTAGATGCACGGTCTGAACAGGAGTTATTTGATTCATTAAGGGAAAGGATTGGAAACAGGGCTGCCCTGATCATCAGCCACAGGCAATCGGCGGTTAAACACGCAGATTATATTTATATGCTTACTGAAGGCTGTATCTCAGAATCAGGAACGCATGAAGAACTTTTGGCCTTAAAAGGTACATATTACCAATTATTCAACAGCAAAGCCGGAACAACGTAA
- a CDS encoding acyltransferase family protein produces the protein MNQTTAKKNTRDGALDLLRFLAVIIVFFAHYTDTFNVSYQIVPENLKWAPVFRYGRVALLILFIISGYVITMTSINRSLKDFAIARLSRIYPLYWVSCLAAFILPRLVGHSYLEYSSFKVFLANLTMIPPFLGAPIINPVFYTLIVELLFYFFIGFIILFKLWKRVLVVIAMVLVYCAFHALDREAGLQNFFPSCAAGMLFYLLKKEAGTKWPLYILLIACLSITLVTGKMMALDLQDLFRDQIKFSYEIFCALVTLIYLVFYLITTNKINIRASAFTRILGEISYPFYLFHVYFLVFYWYLSNKVQADLLLFGLLFVILIVSWLLHIVIEKPLSRFANYILHTFFSFFNKKKQVTEV, from the coding sequence ATGAACCAAACCACAGCCAAAAAAAATACAAGGGATGGAGCACTTGACCTGCTTCGTTTCCTGGCCGTTATTATTGTTTTCTTTGCCCATTATACAGATACCTTTAACGTTAGCTATCAGATTGTACCCGAAAACCTTAAATGGGCACCTGTATTTCGGTACGGACGTGTGGCTTTGCTGATACTTTTTATAATCAGCGGCTATGTCATTACAATGACCTCCATAAACCGTAGCCTGAAAGATTTCGCCATTGCGCGTTTGTCTAGAATTTACCCCTTGTATTGGGTTAGCTGCCTGGCAGCCTTTATTTTGCCACGGCTTGTTGGACACAGCTACCTGGAATACAGCTCATTCAAAGTATTTCTGGCCAATCTAACAATGATTCCCCCCTTTCTGGGTGCCCCCATCATAAACCCCGTTTTTTATACACTTATCGTCGAATTGCTCTTCTATTTTTTTATCGGGTTTATTATCCTCTTTAAGCTCTGGAAAAGAGTGCTTGTAGTGATTGCCATGGTACTGGTCTATTGTGCATTTCATGCACTCGACCGAGAAGCGGGTTTACAAAACTTTTTCCCATCCTGCGCAGCTGGAATGCTATTTTATTTACTTAAAAAAGAAGCTGGCACCAAATGGCCACTGTACATTTTGCTTATTGCCTGCTTGTCCATTACACTTGTAACCGGAAAAATGATGGCGCTTGATCTTCAAGACCTTTTCAGGGACCAGATAAAGTTCAGTTATGAAATATTTTGCGCATTGGTTACCTTAATTTATCTGGTCTTTTATCTCATAACAACCAACAAAATAAACATCAGGGCAAGTGCATTTACCAGGATTTTAGGAGAAATTTCTTATCCTTTCTATCTTTTCCACGTCTATTTCCTTGTTTTTTATTGGTATTTAAGTAACAAAGTTCAGGCCGACCTGCTTTTATTCGGTTTGCTTTTTGTAATACTGATAGTTTCATGGCTGTTGCACATTGTCATTGAAAAGCCCTTATCCAGGTTTGCTAATTATATCCTACATACGTTTTTCAGTTTCTTTAATAAAAAAAAGCAGGTAACAGAAGTGTAA
- a CDS encoding DegT/DnrJ/EryC1/StrS family aminotransferase, with translation MSLTIPYESLKTLNKPFETEFKTKFNNFLAHGWYILGNEVAVFEKDFAAYHHEKYAVGVANGLDALVLSLRCCNFPEGSEVIVPSNTYIASILAVLQCKLIPVFVEPDIQTYNLDPKKIEAAITAKTVAIMVVHLYGQCCEMDPILTITKKIKLKLIEDCAQAHGATYKGRLAGTFGDFAAFSFYPTKNLGALGDAGAVICKTESDYEILRQLRNYGSEKKYHNNLVGYNSRLDEIQASFLSIKLPYLDQINTHKIKLAGLYHEKLKETFIRPVVDQDFKHVYHIFNIRHPERDRIKSYLSDNGIGTEIHYPIAPHQQKALSAMNQMDFPLSSEIHSTTLSLPCSFAHTEADILHVIDLLNAYA, from the coding sequence ATGAGCCTTACAATACCATACGAAAGTTTAAAAACGCTCAATAAGCCCTTTGAAACTGAATTTAAAACGAAATTCAATAATTTTTTAGCGCATGGCTGGTATATACTTGGTAATGAGGTGGCTGTATTTGAAAAGGATTTTGCAGCCTATCATCATGAAAAGTATGCAGTTGGGGTAGCAAATGGCCTTGATGCACTGGTGCTTTCCCTCCGGTGCTGCAATTTTCCTGAAGGTTCAGAAGTTATTGTACCTTCAAATACCTATATCGCCAGTATACTTGCTGTATTACAATGTAAACTGATACCTGTTTTTGTGGAGCCGGATATCCAGACTTATAACCTTGATCCAAAAAAAATAGAAGCAGCCATTACCGCCAAAACAGTGGCAATTATGGTGGTACACCTGTACGGACAATGCTGTGAAATGGACCCGATACTTACCATCACAAAAAAAATAAAACTGAAATTGATAGAGGATTGCGCTCAGGCGCATGGGGCAACTTACAAAGGCAGGCTTGCAGGAACATTTGGCGATTTTGCGGCATTCAGTTTTTATCCAACAAAAAACCTGGGCGCACTAGGTGATGCCGGCGCTGTAATATGCAAAACTGAAAGCGATTATGAAATCCTGAGGCAGCTGAGGAACTATGGGTCCGAAAAAAAATACCACAACAACCTTGTTGGTTATAACTCCAGGCTGGACGAAATACAGGCTTCATTTTTAAGTATTAAACTACCTTACCTGGATCAGATCAATACACACAAAATTAAACTTGCGGGTTTATACCATGAAAAACTGAAGGAGACTTTTATCAGGCCTGTTGTTGATCAGGATTTCAAACACGTTTACCATATTTTCAATATCAGGCATCCCGAACGTGACCGCATCAAATCTTATTTGAGTGACAATGGCATTGGTACCGAAATCCACTACCCTATTGCACCGCATCAACAAAAAGCCTTATCAGCAATGAACCAGATGGATTTCCCGCTTTCATCAGAAATACACAGCACAACCTTAAGCCTGCCCTGTTCCTTTGCGCATACAGAGGCCGATATATTACATGTTATAGATCTATTGAATGCATATGCATAA
- a CDS encoding sugar 3,4-ketoisomerase, which translates to MAHIINLKTFKDTRGILTVLDKVVNFEIKRLFYIYAVDNSDRGGHRHHDTHQAAICIKGSCSITNDNNKKIETFVLDSPEKCLILEPVDWHVMHDFSEDAILLVLASTEFDPKDYIYEPYNTIRKFKNAQ; encoded by the coding sequence ATGGCGCACATCATTAACCTGAAAACATTTAAAGATACCCGGGGAATTCTTACGGTGTTAGACAAAGTTGTAAATTTTGAAATCAAGCGGCTTTTTTATATCTATGCTGTCGACAATTCTGACCGTGGCGGGCACCGCCATCACGACACCCACCAGGCAGCAATCTGTATAAAAGGTTCATGCAGTATTACAAATGACAACAATAAAAAAATTGAGACTTTCGTTCTTGATAGTCCCGAAAAATGCCTGATCCTTGAACCGGTTGACTGGCATGTGATGCACGACTTTAGCGAGGATGCTATACTGCTTGTACTGGCATCTACCGAATTTGACCCAAAAGACTACATATATGAGCCTTACAATACCATACGAAAGTTTAAAAACGCTCAATAA
- a CDS encoding glycosyltransferase family 2 protein, translating to MNITSIITVNYNQPAVTIDFLKSVRANTDQNNVEVILVDNGSVENHEAAYRAAYPALVYIRSEENLGFAGGNNLGIRVAKGDYLLLLNNDTEISDNLVTAMVAEFEEHPEIGLLSPLILYYENPGVIQYAGFTPMNYMTCRNEGIGSFAKNNGQYDNDSRETAYCHGAAMMCRRTDLGQVGLMAENFFLYYEELDWCEKFKKAGKKIWFTGKTKIYHKESMSVGKESNIKTYFMTRNRMLFIRRNTGPLNTLFFSLYFILIAASKQMVLYLMKGRGDLVKWVIKGLWWNFTHSKNSNELGFKIV from the coding sequence ATGAATATAACCTCCATCATTACGGTAAACTATAACCAGCCGGCAGTTACCATCGATTTTTTGAAGTCGGTTAGAGCAAATACAGACCAGAATAATGTTGAAGTGATTTTGGTTGACAACGGCAGCGTAGAAAACCATGAAGCTGCTTACAGAGCAGCCTATCCAGCGCTTGTTTACATCCGCTCGGAAGAAAACCTGGGTTTCGCAGGAGGAAATAACCTGGGTATCAGGGTGGCCAAAGGAGACTATCTTTTGCTGCTGAACAATGATACCGAGATTTCGGACAACCTGGTTACTGCAATGGTTGCTGAATTTGAAGAACATCCAGAAATTGGCCTCCTATCTCCACTGATTCTCTATTATGAAAATCCGGGAGTAATACAATATGCGGGTTTTACACCTATGAATTATATGACCTGCAGGAATGAAGGGATAGGGAGTTTTGCAAAAAACAATGGTCAGTATGATAACGATAGCCGCGAAACCGCCTATTGCCATGGGGCGGCAATGATGTGCCGCAGAACAGATCTTGGGCAGGTAGGATTGATGGCGGAAAACTTCTTTTTATATTATGAGGAACTGGACTGGTGCGAAAAATTTAAAAAAGCAGGTAAAAAGATCTGGTTTACAGGAAAAACAAAAATATATCATAAAGAATCGATGAGTGTAGGTAAAGAAAGTAACATCAAGACCTATTTCATGACCCGTAACAGAATGCTCTTCATCCGTAGGAATACAGGGCCGTTGAATACGCTGTTTTTTAGCCTGTATTTTATTTTGATTGCCGCTTCAAAACAAATGGTACTGTATTTAATGAAGGGGCGCGGGGACCTGGTAAAATGGGTGATAAAAGGGCTATGGTGGAACTTTACCCACAGTAAAAATAGTAATGAACTCGGATTTAAAATTGTATAA